In a genomic window of Helianthus annuus cultivar XRQ/B chromosome 10, HanXRQr2.0-SUNRISE, whole genome shotgun sequence:
- the LOC110886909 gene encoding heat stress transcription factor C-1 yields MDSNDIIAPFVLKTYHMVNDPSLDGYIRWGPANNTFIVVDPLDFSHRLLPANFKHNNFSSFVRQLNTYGFKKVDPDRWEFANEWFLKGQTHLLKNIGRKKQQINSNSNSISISNNNTRNNYIPGEEEDEMAIEIAKLKEDQKILEQELVGMNKRLEATERRPEQMMALLHKVADDPQILPRMMLQKDQGSQRLVVKKRQRILITPEPSASSQKLKEKEEGFYNNYDHFFWQSTDTPSMSRQRTTAATSGGDVNNICFEGFSPEPEVRRPPEYPFSLFNGGF; encoded by the exons ATGGATTCTAACGATATCATCGCGCCTTTCGTCCTCAAGACTTACCACATGGTCAACGACCCTTCTCTCGACGGTTACATCCGTTGGGGACCCGCTAACAACACCTTCATCGTGGTCGATCCTCTCGACTTCTCCCATCGTCTCTTACCCGCCAACTTCAAACACAATAACTTCTCTAGCTTTGTTCGTCAACTAAATACTTAT GGATTCAAAAAAGTGGATCCGGACCGATGGGAGTTCGCGAACGAGTGGTTTTTAAAAGGACAAACACATTTATTGAAGAATATAGGAAGAAAAAAGCAGCAGATTAATAGTAATAGTAACAGTATTAGTATCAGTAATAATAATACTCGGAATAATTATATTCcaggagaagaagaagatgagATGGCGATAGAAATTGCAAAGTTAAAAGAAGACCAAAAAATTCTAGAACAAGAGTTAGTTGGAATGAATAAGCGTCTCGAGGCGACAGAGCGACGGCCAGAACAAATGATGGCGTTATTGCATAAAGTAGCAGATGATCCTCAGATCTTGCCACGTATGATGCTTCAAAAAGATCAAGGGTCTCAACGGCTGGTGGTTAAAAAGCGCCAACGGATATTAATAACCCCTGAACCGTCGGCTTCGAGCCAAAAGTTAAAAGAGAAAGAGGAGGGGTTTTATAATAATTATGACCATTTTTTTTGGCAGTCTACAGATACACCCTCCATGTCGCGGCAGCGAACAACCGCGGCTACCAGCGGAGGAGATGTAAATAATATTTGTTTTGAAGGGTTTTCGCCGGAGCCGGAGGTTAGACGGCCGCCGGAATATCCGTTTTCACTATTTAATGGCGGTTTTTAG